In Lycium ferocissimum isolate CSIRO_LF1 chromosome 7, AGI_CSIRO_Lferr_CH_V1, whole genome shotgun sequence, the sequence ACCAGTGCCAAAGCTAATTTTTTGAGGTGCggataacgggtctccgcaTCTCATAAtgttctactcacataatagatTGGAAATTGTGTACCTCCTTCTTTTCTGACCAGGACGCCGCTTACCGTCACCTCGGATACCGATAGATATAGAAACACTTGCTCATCTGCCTTCGGTGTGTGCAGCAAGGGCGGGCTCGACAAGTATCGTTTCAATTCTTGCAAGGCTTTTTGACATTCCGGTGTCCAAATGAAGTCATTCTTTTTCCTCATCAGAGAGAAGAAACAGTGACTTTTATCGGATGACCTCGAGATGAATTGACTCAGAGCCGCTATCCTTCCGATCAGCCTTTGCACTGCCTTCACATTGTTCACCACTTCAATATCCTCAATAGCTTTGATTTTGTCCGGGTTAATTTGATCCCCCAATTTGATTccataaaggaaaatttgggatcgGACCCCGAAGGCACACTTCTCcgggttcagcttcatgttgtatttgcgaAGTACATCGAAGGtatcctgcaaatgttttaaatagtCCTCTGTTTCCAAGGACTTGACTAACATATCATCAATGTAAACCTCCATTGTTTTAcctatctgttcttcgaacattcgaTTAACTAGGCATTGGTAAGTTGCTCCgacattttttaatccgaatggAATGACATTGTAACAATAAGTCCCATATCGGGTAATAAAagaagttttctcttgatcctccgggtgcatccggatctggttgtacccggagtaggcatcgagaaaacttaacatctcatgcccagCCGTCGCATCAATCATTCGATCGATGTGAGGCATAGGGaacgaatccttcgggcatgctttgtttagatcTTTATAATCAACGCACACTTTAAATTTGTTACCTTTCTTCGGCACCACGACGACATTAGCTAGCCAATCCAGGTATTTTACCTCCCGGATTGAACCTATTTTCAAgagctttgttacctcatctttGACGAAGGCATGTTTTGACTCGGCCATCGGTCTTCTTTTCTACTTGACCGGAGTGTATTTTCTATCGAGGCTGAGCTTATGCGTTGTCACCTCCGGTGGCACACCTGTCATGTCTATatgggaccatgcaaaacaatcggcattagcttgaagaaatttaattaacttgttcctgagctccgaggttaaccccgtgcccaggtatacctttctatccagTAAATACAAAAACAAGATGATCTGCTCCAGCTCCTCCCGGTCATATTTGGTTGCATCCGAATTATCCGATAATATTAATGATCTGGGCACATCGAAATTATCTTCTTCGCAATTCGGGCTCATCTCCTTCTGTTCTTCATTCGAGCCCGCATTCTTAAATTGCTATTTGGTGTCTTTGCCTTTGATTGACTCATCAACCTTTTGAATCGGTTTCTTCAGAacggggagggggggggggcttgCTCGACCGCTAACATGTCCCTTTCTGCGGGTTGTTCACCACAGACAGTTTTTATCCTCTCCGGAGTTGGGAACTTCAATATCTGATGTAATATCGACGGCACCTCCCTCATGCTATGAATCCATGGTCTGCCGAGTAAAGCATTATACTTCATCTCCCCCTCGATGACATAAAACACGGTCTGCTGAATGGTCCCGTTGATGTTGACCGGCAAAGAAATTTCTCCCTTTGTAGTTTCGCTTGCCATATTGAATCCGCTGAGCACACGAGCTACCGGGATGATTTGATCCAGCAACTTCAGTTGTTCTACCACTCTCCATCTGATAATGTTGGCTGaactacctgggtcaatcaaaatacgtttaacttgaGATTTAAAGATAAGAATAGAGATTACCAACGCATCGTTGTGCGGTTGCatgatgccttctgcatccTCATCATTGAaggaaatagtcccttcgggcATGTAATCCCTGGCCTGTTTTTCTGGTGTAATCGACTCTCGTGTAATCAAAACCTTTGTTCTTTTCATCATCGGCCCTTGAGAGGTATCTGTTCCTCCgattatcatattgatcacATGCTGTGGTTCCACGGGCTCGGCCTTTTTGtgattttcccttcctttatagTGGCTTTTGGCTCGCTCACTCAGGAATTCTCGAAGGTGACCATTTTTCAACAACCGAGCCACCTCTTCCCTTAATTGGCGACAGTCCTCGATTCTATGACCATGAGTCTCATGATATTCACACATCACGCTCGGATCCTTTTGAGCCGGATCGGATCTCAATGGTCTTGGCCACCTGGCTTCCGTGATACGACCGATAGCCGAGACAAGGTCTGATGtattgatgttgaagttgtactctGATAACCTCGGTATGTCTCCAATGCTGGCTGAACTACCGGCATCGCTTCTAAATAACAACCCTCGGCTGTTTGACCCACGATCAGCTCGCTTATCGCCTTTACTCGAGAAATGGCTGGGGCCACTTCTTCCTTTATCCGACCTAAAGTTGGATTTCTCCGGTTGAGAATATGGTcgatacctttccctcgatggcCTTGTCTCCGGTTCATAATTTCTCCTCGACCTTTCAGAGTTCTTGCTTCCATTTACTGGACCCGGGGAGAGTTCAAGTTGGTCATCCTCTATGCGAATCTTCGACTCGTACCTGTTATGGACATCTGCCCAAGTTACTGCCTCATATTCCAACAAGTTCTCCTTTAATTTGAATGAGGCAGTTGAGCTTCGGAGATTGAGCCCCTTGGTGAAAGCTTGTGCCGCCCATTCTTCCGGGATCGGGGAAagttccatccgttccctttggaaccGATTCACGAATTCACGTAGCAGCTCATTATCTCTTTGGGTGATTCTAAAAATATCCGCCTTTCTGGCCTGTACCTTCTTGCCTCCGGCATAGGCTTTGATAAACGCATCTGCGAGCATCTCGAAAGAAGTGAtggaatgctcgggcagatggtcgTACCAAGTCAATGCCCCTTTGGACAATGTTTCACCAAACTTTTTCAGCAATACCGACTCTATTTCATCCTCTTCGACATCGTTGACTTTCATGGCACAAATGTATGAGGTCATGTGCTCCTGTGGGTCTGTTGTCCCATCATACTTTGAAATATCCGGCATCTtaaacctcttcgggatcaacTTTGAGGCCGCACTCGGAGGGAAGGCCTTTGAATGTATCTCTTCGAATCCGGTCCCTTCAAGATCGAGGGTGCTCCCGGGATCTGATCCACCGAGAGTTATATGTTTCCACCCTTTTCTCCGTTGAATTAACCCGTTTTGCCAAAGTTTCGAGCATTTTCAAAACCTCGGTAGACGAACCGGCTCCGGATCCGTTGCTCTCGACTATCCGTGCTTCCTCTCGCCTTGGTTCGGTAACCCCTTTTGGCTTTGTCGAAGCTACTTTGTCTTTCTTTGAAGGCTAAGCTATAGCAACCCCTTGTTCGGTAATTGAATAGCAATCCCTTTTacaaatttcaaatattaaacgtaagttaatctCATCGGTATATGGTGTTTTTACGGGTTTGTGCCGGGCAAAAGTAGTTGAGTTATGGCTATTCAAAGGGTCTGTGGCCGGAAGGGCGGCATTCTTCTGGTTGACGGTATTCTGCCGGTTAAGGCCTTCTCTTGAGTTGACCGCATTTGGGTCGGCTGGATCAGCAGGTGGGTTTCGTAACCCGCTGTTGTTTTCGTTTTCAGCAACTATCTCGTTGTTGTTCACATGCCCGGAATGACCGTTGTTTTCCATTTCGAACGTAATATTTTCTACAAATCTGCAAACTTTCAAACAAcaagtgaaaaaagaaatagcaaagattaaaccaccactattatcctaagccccacggtgggcgccaaactgtttacccccaAATagtggataacaattaaatttgtaagtggtggataggatatgtggatagaTTTAGTTATAATATAAGGGGATAGCGAATAAGTAATGATAAATAGTAATGGAAACTAGAAAAGAAGAGTTGACAATTGCTGTGAATTGGTCCGGTCCAGAAGAAGCTTATGTTATCCGAGCCAAAATACTTGAGGAAATATTTATGCCACTTTTCTGATTACAATTTGTTGAATAGTAAAAGCTAACCTAAAAAAGGAAGGGAtagccctctatttataggtaacGATAAATGGGCCATAGTACGATGTAGAAAAATCCTTTCTAGAAAAATcctaaaatggataaggctTGTTCGTACGGTATGACACCCGTACTGTTGTCAGCGCAAGTGGCGGAATGATTGGATGACGCGTGACCTGCTCCATAACTGATTATCCGGACCCATATTGAGCGTGCTCTTTAGGCTCGGATTTACTGTGTCCGGTAAAATACTCTCGGTGTTGAAGCAGAGTTGAACGTGTTCGTGACCCCTCGGCTCCATCCTTTACTCCGGTTCCTATCGGATACAAttcgatttttaccgtatacattcttttttttttttttggtagtaaACTGTGAATGCTACCATATCAACCAAAGATTTACAACCTAAAGAGCACCTAGGACCACAACTACCTTCCTACAGCCTCTAAGTCTCTCACAGGAAGCCAAAAACAAACAATCTAGCTACAACTTGTAAGACTACATCTGCTAAACTATGTAAAGAAAACTAAATACATAATCTTTGTATCAAGTGTTGAATCTTGTGAGCTCTCATCAGAGTTTGTAATATCTCTATCCTAATTTTGGTTTCCATCTGTATCTGTGCTATGACAAAATTGGTCTTTACACTTATGCTTCTCGACAGCTTCCAATTTCTGGCTTTTCATGTATAGTACTTCTtctattccaatttatgtggcattttTTGCTTCCCGAGATTTAAACTTCATGAACTTTgatcaacattttaagatgtattttttcaccaaattgatatggaaaaagttgcaacttatagtacttttcatttagttttcaaaaatatcaattttaatcttaaaatattgagttaatctaatccaatttagcttcaaagtttagtcaaacTGACTCTCGAAAACAAAAAttgacacataaattgggacggagagatTAGATCATTGCTCCCCAAATTGCTGCAACCAGCTCCTTCTTGATTTGCCTCCAATATCTTCTTCTCATCCATTGTATATTCTGTTTGACATCCTTCAGAGCAATTTGGATGCCTAGCCATGTAGAGAGCTTATTCCTAACCTCAGtgatccataaatatatgcAAACAAATGCTTATGAGTTTCAGTAACATCTGCATCACATAAACAACAAGTACCATCATCCATCTGCAATCTCTCTCGTCTGACCTGATTAGAATTTAATtaatacaaagaaaaaaatattttctcttaaagttttccccctttttttgggtATAATTAAAGTTTTCTCTTTTGCTTGtaacataatgaaaatattgatagTAGTTTTTGTACTAATGCATGATTAAAATTTCTGTCATCTTATTAATTTGTCATGAAATGATCAAAAAAGTCGGAACGCCTTGCAACAGGTTTTACTTGCAAAAACTATATTTCAACCGAACACCAAGAAAgacaattttaaaataaaaatctactttgagttttgaaaatttgaggaaaaaaaactgaattttgtTTTTCAGTCT encodes:
- the LOC132062348 gene encoding uncharacterized protein LOC132062348, translating into MPDISKYDGTTDPQEHMTSYICAMKVNDVEEDEIESVLLKKFGETLSKGALTWYDHLPEHSITSFEMLADAFIKAYAGGKKVQARKADIFRITQRDNELLREFVNRFQRERMELSPIPEEWAAQAFTKGLNLRSSTASFKLKENLLEYEAVTWADVHNRYESKIRIEDDQLELSPGPVNGSKNSERSRRNYEPETRPSRERYRPYSQPEKSNFRSDKGRSGPSHFSSKGDKRADRGSNSRGLLFRSDAGSSASIGDIPRLSEYNFNINTSDLVSAIGRITEARWPRPLRSDPAQKDPSVMCEYHETHGHRIEDCRQLREEVARLLKNGHLREFLSERAKSHYKGRENHKKAEPVEPQHVINMIIGGTDTSQGPMMKRTKVLITRESITPEKQARDYMPEGTISFNDEDAEGIMQPHNDALVISILIFKSQVKRILIDPGSSANIIRWRVVEQLKLLDQIIPVARVLSGFNMASETTKGEISLPVNINGTIQQTVFYVIEGEMKYNALLGRPWIHSMREVPSILHQILKFPTPERIKTVCGEQPAERDMLAVEQAPPPSPF